A region of Deinococcus cellulosilyticus NBRC 106333 = KACC 11606 DNA encodes the following proteins:
- a CDS encoding nucleoside hydrolase — MKHRILLDCDPGHDDAIAIFLALSSAEIELLGITATHGNVGIEHTVRNALLLTQLAETQTPVYAGAALPLIREPIQATRVHGKTGLQATGLPDLTRQPETLHAAQAIVKTVRENPGEITLVATGPLTNVALAFRLDPELPSLIRKLVWMGGSTTYGNVTPSAEFNAFADPHAAYIVFNSGIKVHQFGLNLTLQVMVREEHIQVLQAMNTEVGRISAELMGHYVQFYRDRYGLDGAALHDPCTIAYLIDPTLFSGQDYHVQVDIQEGPNFGRTVCDYWGGHETPNTWVAMEANSEEVMRLILERLATFR, encoded by the coding sequence ATGAAACATCGCATCCTGCTTGATTGCGATCCCGGACATGACGATGCCATTGCCATCTTTCTGGCCCTCAGCAGCGCTGAAATTGAACTTCTGGGCATCACCGCCACGCACGGGAATGTGGGAATCGAACACACTGTCCGAAATGCCCTGTTGCTGACCCAGCTTGCAGAAACCCAGACCCCTGTTTATGCAGGTGCTGCCCTTCCGCTCATCCGGGAGCCCATTCAGGCCACACGGGTGCATGGGAAGACGGGGTTGCAGGCCACGGGCCTGCCGGATCTGACCCGTCAGCCAGAAACCCTCCATGCAGCCCAGGCCATTGTGAAAACCGTGCGGGAGAACCCCGGTGAGATCACGCTGGTGGCCACTGGCCCACTGACCAATGTGGCTCTGGCATTCAGGCTTGATCCAGAACTGCCCTCCTTGATCCGCAAACTGGTCTGGATGGGAGGAAGCACCACTTACGGCAATGTGACCCCCAGTGCGGAATTCAATGCCTTTGCGGACCCCCATGCCGCATACATCGTGTTCAACTCGGGAATCAAGGTGCACCAGTTTGGTCTGAACCTCACCTTGCAGGTGATGGTGAGAGAAGAACACATCCAGGTGCTGCAGGCCATGAACACCGAAGTGGGCCGCATCAGTGCAGAGCTGATGGGCCACTATGTGCAGTTCTACCGGGACCGGTATGGTCTGGATGGGGCAGCGTTGCATGATCCGTGCACCATTGCCTACCTGATTGATCCCACCCTGTTTTCCGGGCAGGATTACCATGTGCAGGTGGACATTCAGGAAGGCCCGAATTTTGGTCGGACCGTTTGCGATTACTGGGGTGGTCATGAAACCCCCAACACCTGGGTGGCGATGGAAGCCAACAGTGAAGAGGTGATGCGTCTGATTCTGGAACGTCTCGCCACGTTCAGG